One window of the Zea mays cultivar B73 chromosome 3, Zm-B73-REFERENCE-NAM-5.0, whole genome shotgun sequence genome contains the following:
- the LOC100272718 gene encoding Clavaminate synthase-like protein At3g21360, with protein sequence MASFFRDARLPQQRVVEGVPFPAVLVPSAPAGGGLDEFLAAVRSERASRLEPLVRHAGALLLRGFPATTAADFDRAVDAFGYEELPYVGGAAPRTNVVGRVFTANESPPDQKIPFHHEMAQVPTFPSKLFFFCEVEPKSGGETPIVLSHYVYKRMQEEFPEFVEKLEKEGLVYTRVLGEGDDPSSPIGRGWQSTFLTKDKAVAEERAAKLGMKLEWTGDGVRTVMGPIPAVKWDESRGRKVWFNSMVAAYTGWKDARNDPVKAVTFGDGSPLPADVVAACGRVLEEECVAVPWRRGDILLLDNWAVLHSRRSFEPPRRILASLCK encoded by the exons ATGGCGAGCTTCTTCCGGGACGCGCGCCTCCCGCAGCAGCGCGTCGTGGAGGGCGTCCCGTTCCCGGCGGTGCTGGTCCCGAGCGCCCCCGCGGGCGGCGGCCTCGACGAGTTCCTGGCGGCCGTGCGCTCCGAGAGGGCGTCCCGGCTGGAGCCGCTGGTGCGGCACGCGGGGGCCCTGCTGCTGCGCGGGTTCCCCGCGACGACGGCCGCGGACTTCGACCGCGCCGTCGACGCCTTCGGGTACGAGGAGCTGCCGTACGTCGGCGGCGCCGCGCCGCGGACCAACGTCGTGGGCCGGGTGTTCACCGCCAACGAGTCGCCGCCCGATCAGAAGATCCCCTTCCACCACGAGATGGCCCAG GTTCCAACGTTTCCGTCCAAACTGTTCTTCTTCTGTGAAGTGGAGCCAAAGAGTGGCGGGGAGACACCGATCGTACTGAGCCATTACGTCTACAAGAGGATGCAGGAAGAATTCCCCGAATTCGTGGAGAAACTGGAGAAGGAGGGGCTGGTATATACAAGGGTTCTGGGGGAGGGCGATGACCCGTCTTCGCCAATCGGCCGTGGATGGCAGTCGACATTTCTCACTAAAGATAAAGCCGTTGCTGAGGAAAG GGCCGCCAAGCTCGGGATGAAGCTGGAATGGACCGGCGACGGCGTGAGGACGGTCATGGGGCCCATCCCGGCGGTGAAGTGGGACGAGAGCCGGGGGCGGAAGGTCTGGTTCAACAGCATGGTGGCCGCCTACACGGGGTGGAAGGACGCCCGGAACGACCCGGTGAAGGcggtgaccttcggcgacggctcGCCCCTGCCCGCCGACGTCGTCGCCGCGTGCGGCCGGGTCCTGGAGGAGGAGTGCGTGGCCGTGCCGTGGCGGCGCGGCGACATCCTCCTCCTCGACAACTGGGCCGTCCTGCACTCCCGGCGCTCCTTCGAGCCACCGCGCCGCATCCTTGCCTCGCTCTGTAaatga
- the LOC100500956 gene encoding uncharacterized protein LOC100500956, which produces MDPKHSAEVSKYLDKQNQALMETYRAMSHELHKLQVEEETIMRKLYELMSAEGLLPKRKKEKQHGENIVG; this is translated from the exons ATGGATCCAAAGCATTCGGCTGAAGTGTCCAA GTATTTAGACAAGCAAAATCAAGCACTAATGGAAACATATCGAGCAATGTCCCATGAGTTGCATAAACTGCAG GTAGAAGAAGAGACAATCATGCGCAAGTTGTATGAACTGATGTCCGCGGAAGGGCTTCTTCCAAAG CGCAAGAAAGAAAAGCAACATGGGGAAAATATAGTGGGATAA
- the LOC100500956 gene encoding uncharacterized protein isoform X1: MDPKHSAEVSKYLDKQNQALMETYRAMSHELHKLQVEEETIMRKLYELMSAEGLLPKGHYYTQDCLSLSFRFGDTIVTNSDSSHISSMHNCDMLFGFVSSLELWHT; this comes from the exons ATGGATCCAAAGCATTCGGCTGAAGTGTCCAA GTATTTAGACAAGCAAAATCAAGCACTAATGGAAACATATCGAGCAATGTCCCATGAGTTGCATAAACTGCAG GTAGAAGAAGAGACAATCATGCGCAAGTTGTATGAACTGATGTCCGCGGAAGGGCTTCTTCCAAAG GGACATTATTACACACAAGACTGCTTGTCTCTTTCTTTTCGTTTTGGCGACACAATTGTTACGAATTCTGATTCATCCCATATAAGTTCCATGCACAACTGTGACATGCTATTTGGTTTTGTCAGCTCCCTTGAGCTCTGGCACACCTAA